The following are from one region of the Ornithorhynchus anatinus isolate Pmale09 chromosome 20, mOrnAna1.pri.v4, whole genome shotgun sequence genome:
- the GJB6 gene encoding gap junction beta-6 protein, with product MDWSTLHTFIGGVNKYSTSIGKIWITVIFIFRVMILVVAAEEVWGDEQEDFVCNTQQPGCENVCYDHFFPVSHIRLWALQLIFVSTPALLVAMHVAYSRHEKARKFRRGEKKGEFKDIEDIKRQKVRIEGALWWTYTSSIFFRIIFEASFMYVFYFLYNGYNLPRVLKCSANPCPNVVDCFISRPTEKTVFTIFMISASVICMLLNVAELCYLLMKVCFRQSKRAQNQGSHPGPPTKEAKQNELNELIAEGASNAIPGFPS from the coding sequence ATGGACTGGAGCACACTGCACACCTTCATTGGAGGTGTCAACAAGTACTCCACCAGCATCGGGAAGATCTGGATCACTGTCATCTTCATCTTCCGCGTGATGATCTTGGTCGTGGCAGCTGAGGAAGTGTGGGGGGATGAGCAAGAGGACTTTGTCTGTAACACGCAGCAGCCAGGGTGTGAGAACGTGTGCTACGACCACTTCTTCCCTGTGTCACATATCCGTCTGTGGGCTCTGCAGCTCATCttcgtctccaccccggccctGTTGGTGGCCATGCATGTGGCCTACAGCCGGCATGAGAAGGCCAGGAAGttcaggaggggagagaagaagggcgaGTTCAAAGATATCGAGGACATCAAGAGGCAGAAGGTCCGGATCGAGGGAGCCTTGTGGTGGACCTACACCAGCAGCATTTTCTTCAGAATCATCTTCGAGGCGTCCTTCATGTATGTGTTCTACTTCCTGTACAATGGCTACAACCTACCGAGGGTGTTGAAGTGCAgcgccaatccctgccccaacgtTGTGGACTGCTTCATCTCGCGGCCCACCGAGAAGACCGTCTTCACCATCTTCATGATCTCGGCCTCGGTGATCTGCATGCTGCTGAATGTGGCGGAACTCTGTTACCTGCTGATGAAGGTCTGCTTCAGGCAGTCCAAGCGGGCTCAGAACCAGGGGAGCCACCCAGGCCCGCCCACAAAGGAGGCCAAGCAAAACGAGCTGAACGAGCTGATTGCGGAGGGCGCGTCGAACGCCATTCCAGGCTTCCCGAGTTAG